The following proteins are co-located in the Halococcus hamelinensis 100A6 genome:
- a CDS encoding nucleic acid-binding protein, whose product MSQSDNGNNSRQTAKRVFASEFEDATDVFQPGDSERSPKYAMLPSGEAANRVFVVGTLTDCEDISNSSDLEYLQARIVGPTGTFFAYAGQYQQEALGALRGIEAPEYVAIVGKPRSYETDEGETLVSLTPESITVVEEGTRDQWVVETAEHTLARIEAMEDVEMGAEASPDIQRALDVYGDDEDFDLGEYEQGTKEALAQVAGIDIEENDDDEEDGEE is encoded by the coding sequence ATGAGTCAGAGTGACAACGGTAACAACAGCCGACAGACAGCCAAGCGCGTGTTCGCGAGCGAGTTCGAAGACGCAACGGACGTCTTCCAGCCGGGCGACAGCGAGCGCAGTCCGAAGTACGCAATGCTTCCCTCCGGGGAAGCGGCGAACCGAGTGTTCGTCGTCGGGACGCTCACCGACTGTGAGGACATCTCGAACAGCTCGGATTTGGAGTACCTTCAGGCTCGGATCGTCGGGCCGACGGGGACGTTCTTCGCCTACGCCGGGCAGTACCAGCAGGAGGCGCTGGGCGCACTCCGAGGCATCGAGGCTCCGGAGTACGTGGCTATCGTCGGTAAGCCCCGAAGCTACGAAACGGACGAAGGCGAGACGCTTGTTTCGCTCACGCCCGAGTCGATCACGGTGGTCGAGGAAGGCACTCGCGACCAGTGGGTCGTCGAGACCGCCGAGCACACCCTCGCCCGGATCGAGGCGATGGAGGACGTCGAGATGGGCGCAGAGGCGAGTCCCGATATCCAGCGAGCACTCGACGTCTACGGCGACGACGAGGACTTCGACCTCGGTGAGTACGAGCAGGGCACGAAGGAGGCACTGGCGCAGGTCGCGGGCATCGACATCGAAGAGAACGACGACGACGAGGAGGACGGCGAGGAGTAG
- a CDS encoding DUF7847 domain-containing protein: protein MGKDLETEGSRVVLIVYVFLASLAAGLVGGLALLLLVIPGIYVTLRFQSTTAAIMLEERGPVRGLQRSWGISGGNVWTIFGVGLVFFVVSMIFWGGAVLATGGIPTGTTAEVVQGIEQQATYGSAVQYVLTGPIQLCCTVYMYEAFRAK, encoded by the coding sequence ATGGGGAAGGACCTCGAGACAGAGGGCTCACGAGTGGTCCTAATCGTGTACGTGTTTTTGGCGTCATTGGCCGCTGGGCTTGTCGGTGGCCTCGCCTTGCTCTTGCTGGTGATTCCGGGTATCTACGTCACGCTCAGATTCCAATCCACGACCGCAGCTATCATGCTCGAAGAGCGAGGCCCGGTTCGTGGTCTGCAACGGAGTTGGGGTATCAGCGGGGGAAACGTCTGGACGATTTTCGGTGTGGGCCTCGTATTTTTCGTGGTGTCGATGATCTTTTGGGGTGGTGCAGTACTCGCCACAGGCGGGATACCGACCGGGACGACTGCTGAGGTGGTGCAAGGAATCGAACAACAGGCCACCTACGGGAGTGCTGTCCAATACGTCTTGACGGGACCGATACAGCTCTGCTGTACGGTGTATATGTACGAAGCCTTCAGAGCGAAGTAG